Sequence from the Rhizobium tumorigenes genome:
CTTTTCGCCGACCGACGGCATCGCCGACCCGTCCCGTGCCGCACCGTTCGTCGCACGCGGTATCATTGCGGCCGGAGGCTCCGTCCACCAGCTCTGTGCTGCGCGGGGCGTTGAAACCGAAGCCGGGCGCGTCAGCGGCGTGATCACCGAGGCCGGCACGATCCGAACAAAGACCGTGGTGCTGGCCGGTGGCGCCTGGGCCTCCTCCTTCTGCCGCCAGCTCGGCATCCGCTTTCCGCAAGCCTCGGTCCGGTCGTCTATCCTGTCGGTCGGACCGGGCGCCGAAGGCATTCCCGATGCGCTTCACACTGCCGAGGTTTCGGTGACGCGCCGGGGCAATGGCGGTTACACGCTGGCCATCAGCGGCCGCGCGCGTGTCGATCCAACGGCGCAACAGATGCGCTTTGCCCGGGAGTTCGTGCCGATGTTTGCCAAGCGCCGCCGCAGCCTGGCGCTGGGCGGGACCGAGGGATGGCGATCGGGACACGAGAGCGTCACGAAATGGCGGCTCGATGCCCCGACCCCGATGGAGAGAAATCGCGTCCTCGATCCGACGCCGGATCGCTCGCAGATCGACGAGACGCTGCGGCGGGCCCGAAAGTTGCTGCCGGGACTAAAGGATATCAGGCAGGAGAGCGCCTGGGCCGGCTATATCGACAGCACGCCGGACGGGGTTCCCGCCATCGGCGAAATTGCGAGCCTCCCCGGGCTGATCCTCGCGGCCGGCCTCAGCGGACATGGCTTCGGCATTGGACCGGGCGCCGGCCATCTGGTGGCTGACATCGTTGCCGGAACGCCGCCGCTGGTAGACCCGGTGCCTTACGACCCCGCGCGGCTGAGCAAATCGGTCTGGGGCAAGGTCGCCGACTTCTGAGCCTGCCGACGACACGGTGTGCTCAGCGCGACACGACCCAGTTTTGCCACTCGCCGCCGCTGCCGTGGAACACGTTGAGATCGATCTTGCCACGCACGCCGTCCGTCAGGCCGGAGCCGGAATATTGCCAGAACAGCCATTTGCGCCCGGGATAGAGTTCCGACGGATGAGCGGCAACGGAGCGCAGCCAGAAGGGATAATCCAGCAGTTCGCCCTGCAGGTTGTCACGGTAGAAATCCGGCGCCGTGTAGATGATCGGCCGGCGGCCATAATGGCGCTCCAGCTTCTCGGCGAAGACCTGGATCTTTTCGAGCACTTTTGCCCGTGAAATCCGCTGCTTGCAGGCCGATTGACCGTTCCATTCGACATCGATGACGGGCGGCAGCGCATTGGCCTCGCGGGGTACGTTGCGGATGAACCAGTCGGCCTGCTCGCCGGCGGTGCGGCACCAGTAGAAGAAGTGGTAGGCGCCGCGGCGCACGCCGGCTTCCTTGGCCTTGCGCCAGTTGGTCTTGAACATCGGGTCGAGATGATCGCCGCCATCGGTAGCCTTGATATAGGCGAAGTTCGCTCCTTGCGTGCGCAGCCGGTCCCAGTCGATATCGCCCTGCCAGCGCGAAACGTCGACGCCGTGGACCTCGAGCTTGCGCGGGTTGGATCGACCGAAATTCATCGGCTTGGCATCCCTGAACCGATGGCCGTAGATCTGCCCGGCGGAACGGGCGGCCGTTGGCATCTCCGGCATAGCCATCGCCACCTGGAGTGCCGGCCGCGAGCCCGGCACTGGCAGGCCGATGTTGCCGGAAGGGGAGGCAAAGCCCAATGGTTCGGGCAATGCCCCTGCCAAATTCGACTGCCCGCGCGCGGCCATGACCTTCGGCGCGGACTGCCCGACATTTGCCGGCGGCACCACAGCCGATGGTCGGGTGATCGAACCCGTCGTCTCCTGTGAGGGGACAGCGGCGGCTGCTGGCTCAGGCGCCGAACGCGATGTGCAGCCGGACAAAAGCACGCAGGCCGAGACGATTGCTGACAAAATGAATGAACGCATGAGAACCCGTACGCAAGACAATCGCCCATGGAGACGGGCGAATGACCGCGCCGGCGCCAATTACTAACGCCAGATTAGCAAAAAAGACTGAATGCGATCTTTACGCAGCAGACATTTGCATTGTTCCTCGCACCGCAAAGCGAGGTATCTCGTTCAACATTGCGTCATCCGCCCGACAATGCTCTCCATTTAGATATTCGTGTCCGAAAGTCTGCAGGCCGTTATTTCCTGAACAGCTTCTCCAGGAATGTCACGAATGACG
This genomic interval carries:
- a CDS encoding NAD(P)/FAD-dependent oxidoreductase; protein product: MPAPLLKIETTPDLPAEADVVVIGGGVVGVFSAYYLARRGFRVALVEKGYIGAEQSSRNWGWCRQQNRDARELPMATKSLALWDKLAGDLGEDVGFTRCGLLYLSDNEAEIAGWARWRDFAATVGVTTHVLTADEATQRGQATGKRWKGGVFSPTDGIADPSRAAPFVARGIIAAGGSVHQLCAARGVETEAGRVSGVITEAGTIRTKTVVLAGGAWASSFCRQLGIRFPQASVRSSILSVGPGAEGIPDALHTAEVSVTRRGNGGYTLAISGRARVDPTAQQMRFAREFVPMFAKRRRSLALGGTEGWRSGHESVTKWRLDAPTPMERNRVLDPTPDRSQIDETLRRARKLLPGLKDIRQESAWAGYIDSTPDGVPAIGEIASLPGLILAAGLSGHGFGIGPGAGHLVADIVAGTPPLVDPVPYDPARLSKSVWGKVADF
- a CDS encoding glycoside hydrolase family 25 protein; protein product: MRSFILSAIVSACVLLSGCTSRSAPEPAAAAVPSQETTGSITRPSAVVPPANVGQSAPKVMAARGQSNLAGALPEPLGFASPSGNIGLPVPGSRPALQVAMAMPEMPTAARSAGQIYGHRFRDAKPMNFGRSNPRKLEVHGVDVSRWQGDIDWDRLRTQGANFAYIKATDGGDHLDPMFKTNWRKAKEAGVRRGAYHFFYWCRTAGEQADWFIRNVPREANALPPVIDVEWNGQSACKQRISRAKVLEKIQVFAEKLERHYGRRPIIYTAPDFYRDNLQGELLDYPFWLRSVAAHPSELYPGRKWLFWQYSGSGLTDGVRGKIDLNVFHGSGGEWQNWVVSR